Proteins co-encoded in one Kutzneria chonburiensis genomic window:
- a CDS encoding antibiotic biosynthesis monooxygenase family protein has protein sequence MTGEEVRVLVYHQADDASSLRAAYREVSLALGDVPGLLGNELLESVVDPTGFVVASRWADLDAFSRWEQGPDHRRSTASLRPYRDPRLAHPFGVYRVTRTYPASLVR, from the coding sequence TTGACCGGCGAGGAGGTCCGGGTGCTGGTCTACCACCAGGCCGACGACGCTTCGTCATTGCGCGCCGCCTACCGCGAGGTCAGCCTGGCCCTCGGGGACGTGCCCGGCCTGCTCGGCAACGAACTGCTGGAATCCGTCGTCGATCCGACCGGGTTCGTCGTCGCCAGCCGCTGGGCCGATCTCGACGCCTTCTCCCGGTGGGAGCAAGGCCCGGACCACCGCCGCTCGACCGCATCGCTGCGGCCGTACCGGGACCCGCGCCTGGCCCACCCTTTCGGGGTCTACCGAGTCACCCGCACGTATCCGGCGTCACTGGTCCGCTGA
- a CDS encoding antibiotic biosynthesis monooxygenase family protein — protein MFRVQLRMRIKAGCEAEFERVWQEVGDSVTDHPANLGQWLARSLDEDGVYYITSDWTDEERFREFERSERHLTHRQKLHPYRSDGSMVTMRIVAALTGRGTR, from the coding sequence ATGTTCCGGGTCCAGCTGCGGATGCGGATCAAGGCCGGCTGCGAGGCCGAGTTCGAGCGGGTGTGGCAGGAGGTCGGCGACTCGGTCACCGACCATCCGGCCAACCTCGGCCAGTGGCTGGCCCGCAGCCTTGACGAGGACGGCGTCTACTACATCACCAGCGATTGGACCGACGAGGAGCGGTTCCGGGAGTTCGAGCGCAGCGAACGGCACCTCACCCACCGCCAGAAGCTGCACCCGTATCGCAGCGACGGCTCCATGGTCACCATGCGGATCGTGGCCGCGCTGACCGGAAGGGGAACCCGTTGA
- a CDS encoding DUF1330 domain-containing protein, whose product MSKGYWVSVYPAITDPEGLDAYNQLARLAVKAAGGRTFARGGSRVVAHEAGIAERVVLIEFDSFDQAVAAYESAAYQEALAALPDGFKRDFRIVEGLD is encoded by the coding sequence ATGTCCAAGGGCTACTGGGTCAGCGTCTACCCCGCCATCACAGACCCCGAGGGGCTTGACGCCTACAACCAGCTGGCCCGTCTGGCCGTCAAGGCCGCGGGCGGCCGGACGTTCGCCCGCGGCGGCAGCCGGGTCGTGGCACACGAAGCCGGCATCGCCGAGCGCGTCGTCCTGATCGAGTTCGACAGCTTCGACCAGGCGGTCGCCGCCTACGAAAGTGCGGCCTACCAGGAGGCGCTGGCCGCACTCCCCGACGGCTTCAAGCGCGACTTCCGCATCGTCGAAGGCCTCGACTGA
- a CDS encoding helix-turn-helix domain-containing protein — protein sequence MEALWRLLELLDRGGSAEQFAHVATSARRAGLSHEELADVERATEAALRIRATLTQHRRREAELAALFDTASDLAKLRDTDGVLRAIVHRARMLLHTHVAYLSLNDLAAGGTYMRVTEGCTSALFQQVMLGMGEGLGGLVGQTARPYATTDYLPDPRFEHTVTIDAAVQDEGLVAILGVPLQLGSRVLGVLYAADRTPRDFTTAEVSLLGSLADHAAIALEAAQRMEEARSAHETIRRHNEAMRRAEDAHDRLSDLVLRGGDVVQVATALAEVLHGGIVVHDATGGELARVDTVALEQPLRLVEESRASGRAVADNGIWVCAVLAGPKPLGSITLTGHRELGDADRRLFERASVVTALLLLLRQSVAETEDRVRGELVTDLLTAPDRDPGGLVARGKRLGVDLTAPHVVAVAHAAQESRHRLATAAAARVPRTSLIGTHADRLVLLVPSTDAAELASSLARQLGDALGRPVTVGAAGPAADPSALAAAHAEAERCLRALLELGHTGRGASLAGLGFVGVLLGDRPDLDGYVRRTLGPVLDYDSQRGSDLVATLHAYFDSGGNLNRAKDILHVHVNTVTQRLDRVTALLGPHWRDPEHALEIQLALRLDRITRR from the coding sequence ATGGAGGCTTTGTGGCGACTGCTCGAACTGCTCGACCGAGGTGGCTCGGCCGAGCAGTTCGCGCATGTCGCCACCTCGGCCCGCCGTGCCGGCCTGAGCCACGAGGAACTCGCGGACGTCGAGCGTGCGACCGAGGCCGCGCTGCGGATCCGGGCCACGCTCACCCAGCACCGCCGTCGTGAGGCGGAGTTGGCGGCGCTGTTCGACACCGCCAGCGACCTGGCCAAGCTGCGCGACACCGACGGCGTCCTGCGGGCGATCGTGCACCGGGCGCGGATGCTGCTGCACACGCACGTCGCGTACCTCAGCCTCAACGACCTGGCCGCCGGCGGTACGTACATGCGGGTCACCGAGGGCTGCACCTCCGCGTTGTTCCAGCAGGTCATGCTCGGGATGGGGGAGGGGCTCGGCGGCCTGGTGGGGCAGACCGCGCGGCCGTACGCGACGACGGACTACCTGCCGGACCCGCGGTTCGAGCACACCGTGACCATCGACGCCGCGGTGCAGGACGAGGGCTTGGTGGCCATCCTCGGCGTGCCGCTGCAACTGGGCAGCCGGGTCCTCGGCGTGCTGTACGCCGCCGACCGCACGCCCCGTGACTTCACCACCGCCGAGGTGTCGCTGCTGGGTTCACTGGCCGACCATGCCGCCATCGCCTTGGAGGCCGCGCAGCGTATGGAGGAGGCGCGGTCGGCCCACGAGACGATCCGGCGGCACAACGAAGCCATGCGACGCGCCGAGGACGCCCACGACCGGCTGTCCGACCTCGTGCTGCGTGGCGGCGATGTCGTGCAGGTGGCCACCGCGCTGGCCGAGGTCTTGCACGGTGGCATCGTCGTGCACGATGCCACCGGCGGTGAGCTGGCGCGCGTCGACACCGTCGCGTTGGAGCAGCCGCTGCGGTTGGTCGAGGAGTCGCGGGCCAGCGGGCGGGCCGTCGCGGACAACGGGATCTGGGTCTGCGCCGTGCTCGCCGGCCCGAAACCGTTGGGCAGCATCACGTTGACCGGTCACCGCGAACTCGGCGACGCCGACCGGCGGTTGTTCGAACGCGCCAGCGTCGTCACCGCCCTACTGCTCCTGCTGCGGCAGTCCGTCGCCGAGACCGAGGACCGGGTGCGCGGCGAACTGGTCACCGACCTGCTCACCGCCCCGGACCGCGACCCCGGTGGGCTGGTCGCCCGTGGCAAGCGGCTCGGCGTCGACCTCACCGCGCCGCACGTCGTCGCCGTTGCCCATGCCGCGCAGGAATCCCGGCATCGGTTGGCCACCGCTGCCGCCGCCCGCGTCCCTCGCACCAGCCTCATCGGCACCCATGCCGACCGTCTGGTGCTGCTCGTCCCGTCCACCGACGCTGCTGAGCTGGCTTCTTCCCTAGCGCGGCAACTCGGCGACGCCCTCGGCCGCCCCGTCACCGTCGGCGCCGCCGGTCCGGCCGCCGACCCGTCCGCGCTGGCCGCCGCCCACGCCGAGGCCGAACGGTGCCTGCGCGCCCTGCTCGAACTCGGCCACACCGGCCGTGGCGCCTCCCTCGCCGGGCTGGGCTTCGTCGGCGTCCTGCTCGGCGACCGCCCCGACCTCGACGGCTACGTCCGCCGCACCCTCGGTCCCGTCCTCGACTACGACTCCCAGCGCGGCTCCGACCTCGTCGCCACCCTGCACGCCTACTTCGACTCCGGCGGCAACCTCAACCGCGCCAAGGACATCCTGCACGTACACGTCAATACCGTCACTCAGCGCCTCGACCGCGTCACGGCCCTGCTCGGCCCCCACTGGCGCGACCCCGAGCACGCCCTGGAGATCCAACTCGCCCTCCGCCTCGACCGCATCACCCGCCGCTGA